The genomic segment CTGGCGGCATGGCAGGAGTTACAACCTCTATCGGAGAAAGATAGGGAGAGGCTAAGTCGTAGATTCACCGTAGACTTTAACTACAACAGCAACCATATTGAGGGTAATACGCTGACGTATGGGCAGACGGAGATCCTGTTGCTGTTTGGAAAGGTGATAGGTGAGGCTGATGTGCATGCAGTACAAGAGATGACGGCGAGCAATGTGGGGCTGAAGATGATGACTGAGGAGGCTCGCGTGAAGGAGATGCCGCTGACGCAGAACTTTATCCGAACATTGCATAAAACATTGTTGAGGGAGGATTATACGGTGTATCGCAATCTGCCCGGAGGACAGCAAACTAGCTATGTTATTGACGGATTGTCGACTTCCGTCACGACTCGACAATGCTCGAACGAGCTCGGCACTGTGCTCGCTGTTCCGTCAGTTCATGCTGGGCAGTATAAAACTCGACCGAACAGCGTGATTACCCGCTATGGTGACCGTTTTGAGTATGCTTCGCCAGAGGAGACACCAGGGCTGATGACGGATTTGGTGGATTGGTACAATGAGGCTGAAAAGGAAGGGAAGTTGTCGCCTATAGAACTGGCGGCGTTGTTTCACTACCGCTACATCCGCATTCACCCGTTTGAGGATGGTAATGGACGTATTGCCCGCCTGATGGTGAACTTTATATTGATGCGTCATGATTATCCGATGATAGTGGTGAGAAGCCGCAAGAAGAGCGAATATCTGGAGGCCCTGCATCAGGCTGATATGGAAGTAGGGCCTGTGCCTGCAGACGGTGCTCATGCTGAGATAAAGGACATCAGGCCTTTCATGAAGTACTTCAACGAGTTGGTGGCTACGGAGGTGTACAACGATGTGCTGTTTGTGAGCGAGAAGGATGAGAACGTTTGGTGGTATGACGGGGAGAGGATAGCTTTCCGTACGCCGAACTACACGAAGATTCTGAACGCCATGCGCACGCTGCCTACGCTGACGCTGGCAGACATGATGGAAGAAACGGGCATCAGCATGGCTGCCATACAGAAACTGCTGGACAGGCTGATTGAGAAGAAGTATGTGGAGCGGGGCGAGAAGGATGGCAGCTGGCGGGTGTTTGTGACACAGTGATTGATTCCCCCAAGGCCCCCTACATCCCTGCTGTCGCCGTCCCTTGGAAAGGGACTCACAGGTCGGTTACTGCTGCTTTTTTTTGTTGTCGTGGCGCAATAAATAATGTCATAGGTCTATTTTTCTATATCTGAAAGATTTTTATGTTATATAATGTTAAATCCATTGTGCGTTTCTTTCCAATTCTTTCCAATTCTTGCAAGATTGGAAAGTTTTTCTTATTTTTGCCACAAAATTGTTAGATATGAGTATAATAGAAACCCCTCCCCAAATTGATAATCAGGAGATGTTGGATTGTTTAGTCACTTCTCCTCCTGAAGATGTTGCTGCATTGGTGGATAAGATAAATGAAGAATATGAGTATTGGGATACTGTTAAGTACAAAAAGAGTACCCAAAAGTGTTCTTCCAAGAAGTTGTGGACTTATGTAAAGGTCTCTAGGATGAGGAATATGATTAATGTATGGCCTCAATTCAATATGTTTCTTGGCGTTACTAACCAAATGCAACGAATATGTTATGAGCTTGATATGAACTTTGGTGGTTCTTGGGGAACGAGTTCCATAATACCAGGAGACAGTAAAGAGAGATACTTGGTTAGTTCACTGATGGAAGAGGCTATATTCTCTAGTCAAATGGAAGGTGCTGCTACAACACGACAGGTGGCAAAGGAGATGCTTCGCAAGAAGATGACACCAAAGGACAAGTCGCAGCAGATGATAGCTAACAACTATCAGACAATCCAATTTGTAGTCCAGAATCAAGATACACCTTTGACTATAGAACTATTACAGCGCATTCATCGTCTGATGACTGAGAATACATTGGATAATCCTGAGGATGCTGGAAGATTCCGTACAAACGATGATGTGGTGGTAGAAAACGGTATCACCCACGAGATAGTACATCGTCCTCCTTCATATACAGAGTTGCCTTCTTTTGTAAAAGACCTATGTAAGTTTTTTAATGATGAAAAAACGAAGGTCTTTATTCATCCTATTATTCGGGGTATTATTATCCATTTTATGATTGCTTATATGCATCCATTTGTTGATGGTAATGGAAGAACTGCACGAGCTCTTTTCTATTGGTATATGCTGAAGCAGAAGTATTGGTTGACAGAATATCTTTCTATATCAAGGGTTATTGCAAATTCGAAGAAATCGTACGAGAAGTCCTTCTTGTATACAGAAGCAGATGGTAATGATATGGGGTATTTTGTGGCCTATAATCTGAGAGTGCTAGATATTTCATTTAAACAGTTGCAACGTTATCTGAAACGAAAACAGGACGAAAAGAAAGCTGCAAATACGTTCCTACAGTTAGGAGATATCAATGACCGACAGGCTCAGATTATTAAGATGTTTGTTGATAATCCGAAGGAAGTCATCACAGTTAAAGATATTCAATGTAAGTACTTAATTAGTGCTACGACTGCAAAGAATGATATTATGGGCCTTGTGAATCGTGATCTAATTAATGAGTTTGCCTTTAATAAGGTTAAGAGAGGCTATGTGAGAAGTGATAAATTTGAAGATGCTGTCAAACCATTCTTAAAGTAATTCTTTCCAATGTTTAAAGAATTGGAAAGAATTGGAAAGAAATAGAATGTTAGTTAGGCTCTGATTATAATAGCTCAAAAGGTTGTAACCCTACAACCTTTTGGGGAACATTTTGGGCGATATAAGTAAGTTGTTTACGTTAAATTTGGGAAATTAGGGGAAATTTTTGGGGAATTCCCCCTAATTTTGTGTTGGGACAAGGATGAGATGTCTCGACAGGCTCGACATGACAAAGGAGGGGCGGCATGACGGGACTATGCGCGGATGGACATCCATTGCTTGCGTTCGGCATCGGACATCTTTTCGATGGCATAGCGGAGCATGGTGCGAGGCATTTCGTGGGCATGCTGGTGGAGGAAGTCGCGGAGGAGGTCCATGGAGACGCGCTTACCCATTTCTCTTAGCATCCAGCCGACGGCTTTATGCATCAAATCGTGAGGGTGGTGGAGGTGGATCTCGGCATAACGGAGGCACCAGGAGGGGTCGCCCATCTGTGAGGTCTTCCATGAGCAGACGATGCTCATGCGTTGTTTCCACAGGCAAGGGCTTTGGGCAAGGTCATCGAGGACCTTTATCTTATAGGCTTTGTCGCCAAGGTGGCTTGGCAACAGGAGCCAATGGCCCAGAATCTTATGGACAGACAAATCGACCAGGTCCCAGTTGTTGGCTTGCTCGGCATATTTGAGGTACAGTTGAAGGATCTCGTCACGACCTTTTATCGCTTCCTCGTTGTTCTCCAGGCGTTTTGTAGCGAGCTTTTCGAATTTTGCCACCAAAATAAGGAAGCCGCAGAGGCGTACTTCGTGCCAGTGGTTCATCAATAACTCAGGAACCTCTTCTAAAGGAAAGTCCTGGGGTACGCTTTTGACCACCTCCCTTGTCTGGGGCACTTTCAGGCCTAGGAACTCGTCGCCTTCGCCGTACTCGCCTGGGCCGGTTTTGAAAAAGCCCATCAAAACCTTGCGTTGCGCTTCGTTGCGCAACGACTCCATATAAACTATTATCTCCTTTGCTGTCATTTATCTAACTAATTCATCAGGAGCGACCACGGATGACTCGGATTGAACGGATAATCCGTATTATCCGTTAGATCCGTGTTCGTTTATTAATTGACCACGGATTGCTCGGATTTGACGGATTTTTTTTGTTACAATTTATCCGTTATATCCGTTAGATCCGTGTTCGTTTATTAAATTGACCACGGATTGCTCGGATTTGACGGATTTTTTTCTCGTTACAATTTATCCGTTAGATCCGTGTTCGTTTATTAAATTGACCACGGATTGCTCGGATTTGACGGATTTTTTTCGTTACAATTTATCCGTTTTATCCGTTAGATTCGTGTTCGTTTATTAATTGACCACGGATGACTCGGATTGAACGGATTTTTTTCTCGTTACAATTTATCCGTATTATCCGTTTAATCCGTGTTCGTTTAAAAATAGTATTGTTTGTACCACTCAGCGAAATGCCTTAATCCCTCTCTCAGCGTGATCTTGGGCGTGAAGCCATAATCGCGCTCAAGGGCGGTGGCATCGGCATAGGTGGTGGGGACATCACCGGGCTGCATGGGGACGAGTTGCTTGTGGGCCTCGAAATCAAAGTCCTGAGGCAGAACACCGGCACGAACGAGTTCCTCCTGCAGGATGGTGACAAAATCGAGCAGGTTCTCGGGCTGACCGCCACCGATGTTATACACAGCATAGGGTGGGATGGGGAGTCCGTCTTCGCCCTTCTTGCGCTCGGGAGCACCCTGCATCACGCGCACGATGCCCTCAACGATGTCATCGACGTAAGTGAAGTCGCGACGGCAGTTGCCATAGTTGTAGATTTGGATGGTGTCACCCTTCAGCAGTTTGTTGGTGAAGCCGAAATAGGCCATGTCCGGACGACCGGCAGGACCATAGACGGTGAAGAAGCGCAAGCCGGTAGAGGGGATGTCGTAGAGCTTCGAGTAGCAGTGGGCCATGAGCTCGTTGCTCTTCTTAGTGGCGGCATAGAGTGACACGGGATTATCCACACGATCGTCGGTAGAGAAGGGCACCTTTTTGTTGCCGCCATAAACGCTGGAACTGGATGCATATACCAGATGCTCAACAGGGTGGTTGCGGCAGGCCTCCAAAATATTGTAGAAGCCAATGAGGTTGCTCTGGATATAGGCATCGGGATTGGTAATCGAATAGCGCACACCGGCCTGAGCGGCCAGGTTCACGACCACATCAAAGTGATAGTCGTCGAAGAGCTTGTCGATGGTAGGCTTGTCGGAGATATCACCACGAACGAAGATCCATTTATTCGACCACGGATGACTCGGATTTAACGGATAATCCGTTTTATCTGTTAGATCCGTGGTCGCATTATTCTCCAGTTCCCGCAAACGGTACTCCTTGAGGGTGGGGTCGTAGTAATCATTCATGTTGTCGATGCCTACGATAGTGGCACCTGAAAGGTCGTTAAGCAGACGCTTAACAAGGTTGCTGCCGATGAAACCGGCTGCACCTGTAACCAGAATGGTTTTGTGGTTTAAATCAATTTTTTCCATATTCCTTTTTTTGTTTTCGACCACGGATTGTTCGGATTGAACGGATTTTTTTCGTTACAATTTATCCGTGTTATCCGTTAGATCCGTGTTTGTTTATTAATTGACCACAGATGACTCGGATTTTACGGATTCTCACTGCTGCATTTTATCCGTTTTATCTGTTAGATCCGTGTTCGTTTATTAATTGACCACGGATTGTTCGGATTGAACGGATTTTTTTTCGTTACAATTTATCCGTGTTATCTGTTAGATCCGTGTTCGTTTATTAATTGACCACGGATTGCTCGGATTTTACGGATTATTATTTTCAGTTTATCCGTGCTATCCGTTAGATCCGTGTTCGCTTTATACAACTATACGTTCTTTCTCCAGTCCATCAGAACATCCGAAGTTGTAGAGTAAACCAAGCTTGTAGCCTGTGGCATGCAGGTAATTATAAACCTGAGATCTGTGACCATCATCTAATGCACTTACAGCCTTCAGTTCTACGATTATCTTCCCATAGCAGACGAAATCTGCTTTATAAGTTTGTTTTAGCTCTACACCATCATACGTTATTTTCAATTCTTTCTCTCTTTCATACGGAATGCCACGACGTTGGAATTCTATTTCCAATGCTTCTTGATATACTGCTTCAAGAAAGCCATGACCAAGCTTGTTGTAAACCTGGAACGCAGCTCCATTGATAGCATAACTTAGGTCGCTATATAACAACACTGTTTTTTCTTTTTATTAATTGACCACAGATAACTCGGATTGTACGGATTATCTGTTTTATCCGTTAGATCCGTGTTCGCTTATTAAATTGACCACAGATAACTCGGATTGTACGGATGATTATATCCGTTTTATCCGTTAAATCCGTGTTCGCTTATTAAATTGACCACGGATAACTCGGATTGTACGGATCATCCGTTTTATCCGTTAGATCCGTGTTCGTTTATTAAATTGACCACAGATAACTCGGATTGTACGGATGATTATATCCGTTATATCCGTTAGATCCGTGTTCGTTTATTATATTGACCACGGATTGCTCGGATTGAACGGATTTTTTTTCGTTACAATTTATCCGTTATATCCGTTAAATCCGTGTTCGTTAAACGAATCGGGCTCCGTCGTCTGGACGGACCCAGAAGACCTTGAAGGTCTTTTCGTATTCAGGGAACTGGGCGAGATAGCGCTCTGTGAGGGCTTTTTCGATTTCTGCTTTGTGGGCAGGATCGACTAAGGCGATGCAGGCGCCTTTGAAGCCGGCACCAGAGAAGCGACCGCCATAGACGCCGGGGAGGGAGCGCATGATTTCGTAGATGGCGATGAGCTCGGGCGAGCCACACTCGTAGTTGTGGATACTCGACTCACAGCTGTCGAACGAGAGTTTTCCGAAGAGTTTGAGGTTGCCCGTCTCCCAAGCTGTTACACCCTGGCGCACACGACGATACTCGCTATAAAAATGCTCTGCACGACGGGCAAAACGGGCGGGCATGGCAATACGGGTCTTGTCGAAGGTGGCCTTGGGGATATCGCGCAGGAAGGTCTTGTCGAACGTCTTGAGCGGCTGTTCGGTATAGGCCAGCATATTCCATGCGGCCGTCTTACACTCGTACACACGCAGATTGTAATCACTGTTGACAAGTGAACGTGTGAGGCCACTGAAGAAAATGCCAATCTCGAAGGGGATTGTTGAACACGGATGACTCGGATTGGACGGATGATCCGTTTTATCCGAAAGATCTGTGTTCGTTTCTTTTTCGACCACGGATGAACCAAAAGGTATCAGTCGGTATTCGTTAGAATCGCAGTCTAAGAATAAGAGTTGGTCCTTTTTGCTCAGGGCGATGCAGGCCTGATCGAGCAGACCGTTGTTGAGTCCGATATATTCGCGCTCGGCCTCGGAAGCAATTTTTACTACCTCGAAGGGCTGAAGGGTGATATTATTCGCCTTGGCAAACGCCATCACGTAGGCAATTAATACCGCTGCTGAAGATGAGAGTCCACCTACAGGCAGTGAGCCCTGGATAACACCCGTGATGCCTCGCGTGAGTTCGAAGCGCTTCTTGAGGGCGTACTTGGCACCTCGGGCATAGTCGCCCCAATGGCGCTCGCGTACCTGAGAGGGGGCGTCAATATCGAAATCTACGACTCCCTCGAAAGTCTTACTCTCGAGGTGGACATGACCATCCTCGGCAACATCGAACCACAGGTCGACACCCTTGTTGATGGCAAAACCCGTGACCAGACCATGCTGGTGGTCAACATGAGCGCCCAAGGGACATACGCGATAGGGCGAGAAAATGTGATACTGCATAGGTGATAATTATTGATTTAGATGCAAAAGTACATATTATTTCAAAAACTGCAAAAAATATTCAGTTTTTTCTGGTGTTAAT from the Prevotella sp. E15-22 genome contains:
- a CDS encoding DNA alkylation repair protein, which produces MTAKEIIVYMESLRNEAQRKVLMGFFKTGPGEYGEGDEFLGLKVPQTREVVKSVPQDFPLEEVPELLMNHWHEVRLCGFLILVAKFEKLATKRLENNEEAIKGRDEILQLYLKYAEQANNWDLVDLSVHKILGHWLLLPSHLGDKAYKIKVLDDLAQSPCLWKQRMSIVCSWKTSQMGDPSWCLRYAEIHLHHPHDLMHKAVGWMLREMGKRVSMDLLRDFLHQHAHEMPRTMLRYAIEKMSDAERKQWMSIRA
- a CDS encoding NAD-dependent epimerase/dehydratase family protein; amino-acid sequence: MEKIDLNHKTILVTGAAGFIGSNLVKRLLNDLSGATIVGIDNMNDYYDPTLKEYRLRELENNATTDLTDKTDYPLNPSHPWSNKWIFVRGDISDKPTIDKLFDDYHFDVVVNLAAQAGVRYSITNPDAYIQSNLIGFYNILEACRNHPVEHLVYASSSSVYGGNKKVPFSTDDRVDNPVSLYAATKKSNELMAHCYSKLYDIPSTGLRFFTVYGPAGRPDMAYFGFTNKLLKGDTIQIYNYGNCRRDFTYVDDIVEGIVRVMQGAPERKKGEDGLPIPPYAVYNIGGGQPENLLDFVTILQEELVRAGVLPQDFDFEAHKQLVPMQPGDVPTTYADATALERDYGFTPKITLREGLRHFAEWYKQYYF
- a CDS encoding GxxExxY protein, which produces MLLYSDLSYAINGAAFQVYNKLGHGFLEAVYQEALEIEFQRRGIPYEREKELKITYDGVELKQTYKADFVCYGKIIVELKAVSALDDGHRSQVYNYLHATGYKLGLLYNFGCSDGLEKERIVV
- a CDS encoding Fic family protein, with the translated sequence MKHLNIKKALAAWQELQPLSEKDRERLSRRFTVDFNYNSNHIEGNTLTYGQTEILLLFGKVIGEADVHAVQEMTASNVGLKMMTEEARVKEMPLTQNFIRTLHKTLLREDYTVYRNLPGGQQTSYVIDGLSTSVTTRQCSNELGTVLAVPSVHAGQYKTRPNSVITRYGDRFEYASPEETPGLMTDLVDWYNEAEKEGKLSPIELAALFHYRYIRIHPFEDGNGRIARLMVNFILMRHDYPMIVVRSRKKSEYLEALHQADMEVGPVPADGAHAEIKDIRPFMKYFNELVATEVYNDVLFVSEKDENVWWYDGERIAFRTPNYTKILNAMRTLPTLTLADMMEETGISMAAIQKLLDRLIEKKYVERGEKDGSWRVFVTQ
- a CDS encoding Fic family protein, with amino-acid sequence MIETPPQIDNQEMLDCLVTSPPEDVAALVDKINEEYEYWDTVKYKKSTQKCSSKKLWTYVKVSRMRNMINVWPQFNMFLGVTNQMQRICYELDMNFGGSWGTSSIIPGDSKERYLVSSLMEEAIFSSQMEGAATTRQVAKEMLRKKMTPKDKSQQMIANNYQTIQFVVQNQDTPLTIELLQRIHRLMTENTLDNPEDAGRFRTNDDVVVENGITHEIVHRPPSYTELPSFVKDLCKFFNDEKTKVFIHPIIRGIIIHFMIAYMHPFVDGNGRTARALFYWYMLKQKYWLTEYLSISRVIANSKKSYEKSFLYTEADGNDMGYFVAYNLRVLDISFKQLQRYLKRKQDEKKAANTFLQLGDINDRQAQIIKMFVDNPKEVITVKDIQCKYLISATTAKNDIMGLVNRDLINEFAFNKVKRGYVRSDKFEDAVKPFLK
- a CDS encoding galactokinase family protein, whose product is MQYHIFSPYRVCPLGAHVDHQHGLVTGFAINKGVDLWFDVAEDGHVHLESKTFEGVVDFDIDAPSQVRERHWGDYARGAKYALKKRFELTRGITGVIQGSLPVGGLSSSAAVLIAYVMAFAKANNITLQPFEVVKIASEAEREYIGLNNGLLDQACIALSKKDQLLFLDCDSNEYRLIPFGSSVVEKETNTDLSDKTDHPSNPSHPCSTIPFEIGIFFSGLTRSLVNSDYNLRVYECKTAAWNMLAYTEQPLKTFDKTFLRDIPKATFDKTRIAMPARFARRAEHFYSEYRRVRQGVTAWETGNLKLFGKLSFDSCESSIHNYECGSPELIAIYEIMRSLPGVYGGRFSGAGFKGACIALVDPAHKAEIEKALTERYLAQFPEYEKTFKVFWVRPDDGARFV